Proteins encoded together in one Impatiens glandulifera chromosome 1, dImpGla2.1, whole genome shotgun sequence window:
- the LOC124922471 gene encoding fructokinase-2: MASGDLIVSFGEMLIDFVPTVSGVSLAEAPGFLKAPGGAPANVAIAVSRLGGKAAFVGKLGDDEFGQMLAGILKENNVNGDGILFDKGARTALAFVTLKADGDREFMFYRNPSADMLLTPEELNLDLLRSAKVFHYGSISLIVEPCRSAHMKAMEVAKAAGALMSYDPNLRLPLWPSAEEAREKIKSIWDKADIIKVSDVELEFLTGSNKIDDESAMSLWHPNLKLLLVTLGEKGCNYYTKGFKGSVDAFHVKAIDTTGAGDSFIGAMLCKIVADLSILEDEAKLKQAIKFANACGAITTTKKGAIPALPNEAEVLSLINGA, encoded by the exons ATGGCTAGCGGCGATCTGATCGTGAGCTTCGGCGAGATGCTGATCGATTTCGTCCCAACGGTTTCCGGCGTATCTCTTGCGGAGGCGCCCGGATTCCTCAAAGCTCCTGGCGGCGCTCCGGCCAACGTCGCGATTGCCGTGTCCAGGCTTGGAGGTAAGGCGGCTTTCGTCGGAAAGTTAGGTGACGATGAATTCGGACAAATGCTTGCCGGGATCTTGAAAGAGAACAACGTAAACGGCGATGGTATCTTATTCGATAAGGGAGCAAGGACTGCGCTAGCTTTCGTCACCTTAAAGGCCGACGGCGATCGCGAGTTCATGTTTTACCGGAACCCTAGCGCCGACATGCTTCTTACCCCGGAAGAATTGAATCTGGACCTTCTTAGATCC GCTAAAGTATTTCATTATGGATCGATAAGCTTGATTGTGGAGCCATGTAGATCTGCACATATGAAGGCTATGGAGGTTGCAAAGGCAGCCGGAGCTCTTATGTCTTATGACCCTAACCTAAGGCTACCTCTGTGGCCTTCGGCGGAGGAAGCTCGTGAAAAGATCAAGAGCATTTGGGACAAGGCGGATATCATTAAGGTTAGTGATGTCGAGTTGGAGTTTCTTACTGGAAGCAATAAGATTGATGACGAATCTGCAATGTCCTTGTGGCATCCAAACTTAAAGCTCCTACTTGTAACCCTTGGTGAAAAGGGTTGCAATTATTACACTAAG GGTTTCAAGGGATCTGTGGATGCATTTCATGTCAAAGCTATTGATACAACCGGTGCTGGTGACTCATTTATTGGAGCTATGTTATGCAAGATTGTTGCCGACCTATCTATTCTCGAG GATGAGGCAAAGTTGAAGCAGGCGATCAAGTTTGCTAATGCCTGTGGAGCCATTACTACCACCAAGAAAGGAGCAATTCCTGCTCTTCCTAATGAAGCTGAAGTCCTTTCTCTTATTAACGGTGCATAG
- the LOC124922473 gene encoding probable transcription factor PosF21 — translation MDKDKPSNHGGSLLPPSGRYSLHSSHGTGYSVKSELSPSPSSALPPLSRNGVSDSGFNHGKSLDVKRFSHDISQMPDNPPKKLGHRRAHSEILTLPDDLSFDYDLGIVGGFEGPSMSDETDEDMLSMYLELDKFNSSSATSSGIQAGESSSAMVDWPSLPTPTSSAMVDWPSLSIPISSATATATAFNERPRIRHQHSQSMDGLSTINPEMLMSNTEESSAADAKKAMSATKLAELALVDPKRAKRIWANRQSAARSKERKMRYIGELERKVLTLQTEATSLSTQLTLLQRDTSGLTVENNELKLRLQAKEQQVHLQDALNDAIKEEIQHLKVVTGQAIQNVGPMTNFPLSFGSGQQFYGNSHAMHTHLTAQKFQQLQIQSQKLQQQQQQQQHHHHLNQIQHQQLQPQTRASSSSVPSPDQKESSLDAKSSSSVKE, via the exons ATGGATAAAGATAAGCCATCTAATCATGGCGGAAGTTTGTTACCTCCATCAGGGAGGTATTCTCTTCATTCATCTCATGGAACTGGTTATAGCGTCAAATCGGAGctatctccatctccatcttcTGCATTACCTCCTTTATCACGTAACGGTGTTTCAGACTCAGGTTTCAACCATGGAAAGTCTTTGGATGTTAAGCGCTTTAGTCATGATATTAGTCAAATGCCTGATAACCCACCAAAGAAATTGGGTCATAGACGTGCTCATTCAGAAATTCTTACCCTTCCAGATGATTTGAGTTTCGATTACGATCTTGGCATTGTTGGTGGATTTGAAGGGCCTTCTATGTCTGATGAGACTGATGAAGATATGTTGTCAATGTATCTTGAGTTGGATAAATTCAATTCTTCATCTGCAACATCATCAGGTATTCAAGCTGGTGAATCATCTTCTGCTATGGTGGATTGGCCATCTTTACCAACTCCAACCTCTTCTGCTATGGTGGATTGGCCATCTTTGTCAATTCCAATCTCTTCTGCTACTGCCACTGCCACTGCCTTCAATGAAAGGCCAAGGATTAGACATCAGCATAGCCAGTCTATGGATGGTCTAAGTACAATTAATCCAGAGATGCTCATGTCAAACACAGAAGAATCATCTGCAGCTGATGCCAAGAAAGCCATGTCTGCTACGAAGCTTGCCGAACTTGCTCTGGTGGATCCAAAGCGAGCTAAGAG GATCTGGGCAAATCGACAATCAGCTGCCAGATCCAAGGAAAGGAAGATGAGGTATATTGGTGAGCTTGAACGGAAAGTTCTAACCCTGCAAACAGAAGCAACTTCATTGTCTACTCAATTAACCCTGTTGCAA AGAGATACAAGTGGTCTGACTGTTGAAAACAATGAACTGAAACTTCGGTTACAGGCAAAGGAGCAACAAGTCCATTTGCAGGATG CTCTAAATGATGCAATAAAGGAGGAAATCCAGCACTTGAAAGTTGTAACAGGACAAGCTATTCAAAACGTTGGACCAATGacgaactttccattgtctTTTGGATCTGGGCAGCAATTTTATGGCAACAGTCATGCTATGCACACTCATTTAACTGCCCAGAAATTTCAGCAACTCCAAATCCAATCACAGAAgctgcaacaacaacaacaacaacaacaacatcatcatcatttaAACCAGATTCAGCATCAGCAGCTTCAACCTCAAACAAGGGCCTCCTCGTCCTCTGTGCCTTCACCAGATCAAAAGGAATCTTCATTAGACGCAAAATCTTCATCATCTGTGAAGGAATAG
- the LOC124920645 gene encoding uncharacterized protein LOC124920645 isoform X2 has translation MRAVIMVDYGGKMPELQQHLCDVLKLSQQESPIFKQLSVMVIEDMIYLIHLQGLAEFARTSLESELLFVDIENNPPQMISLAAKNTMIMELISVQKFFATTFPVNEETNEVLPPPQRTDSTANPSSSDFIDLSSCLQETEITIPTLNGWLLGYPVVYLFSKDHIADAVYNLSTISLHLYKFLIHRTGAFDKGRQLEELTSFSVPYDLSLEGHNEPWAKKFLASMEEKQENYKQVFSSLHMEVSSCYPQSIAL, from the exons ATGAGGGCAGTAATAATGGTGGACTATGGTGGGAAAATGCCTGAACTGCAACAACATCTGTGTGATGTTCTCAAACTAAGCCAGCAG GAATCACCCATCTTTAAACAACTTTCTGTCATGGTTATAGAAGACATGATCTACTTGATACATCTTCAAGGCCTTGCAGAATTTGCCAGAACCAGCTTAGAATCAGAACTACTTTTTGTGGACATTGAAAACAATCCTCCTCAG ATGATATCCCTAGCTGCGAAAAACACAATGATTATGGAGCTTATATCTGTTCAGAAGTTCTTTGCTACTACATTTCCTGTTAATGAAGAAACCAACGAAGTCTTGCCACCACCTCAAAGGACTGATTCAACAGCAAATCCCAGTTCCTCTGATTTTATCGATCTGAGCAGCTGCCTTCAAGAGACTGAGATCACAATACCAACACTAAATGG ATGGCTGCTTGGTTATCCAGTAGTGTACTTGTTCAGCAAGGATCATATAGCAGATGCAGTATATAATCTTTCCACCATATCTCTTCATCTCTACAAATTTCTGATCCACAG GACTGGTGCCTTTGACAAGGGTCGTCAGCTGGAAGAGTTGACAAG cTTTTCAGTGCCTTATGACCTGAGCCTGGAGGGGCATAACGAACCATGGGCAAAGAAATTTCTGGCATCTATGGAGGAAAAACAGGAAAACTACAAGCAAGTCTTTAGCTCTCTGCATATGGAGGTTAGTAGTTGTTATCCACAATCCATTGCATTGTGA
- the LOC124920645 gene encoding uncharacterized protein LOC124920645 isoform X1 has translation MEAVAGLEVAMKVLENSVSRSRWRMRPASRNRLEIDILALLTGMRAVIMVDYGGKMPELQQHLCDVLKLSQQESPIFKQLSVMVIEDMIYLIHLQGLAEFARTSLESELLFVDIENNPPQMISLAAKNTMIMELISVQKFFATTFPVNEETNEVLPPPQRTDSTANPSSSDFIDLSSCLQETEITIPTLNGWLLGYPVVYLFSKDHIADAVYNLSTISLHLYKFLIHRTGAFDKGRQLEELTSFSVPYDLSLEGHNEPWAKKFLASMEEKQENYKQVFSSLHMEVSSCYPQSIAL, from the exons ATGGAAGCAGTTGCAGGGCTAGAAGTTGCAATGAAGGTCTTGGAAAATTCTGTTTCTAGATCCAGATGGAGAATGAGGCCTGCTTCTAGAAATCGGCTTGAAATAG ATATACTGGCTTTGCTCACAGGGATGAGGGCAGTAATAATGGTGGACTATGGTGGGAAAATGCCTGAACTGCAACAACATCTGTGTGATGTTCTCAAACTAAGCCAGCAG GAATCACCCATCTTTAAACAACTTTCTGTCATGGTTATAGAAGACATGATCTACTTGATACATCTTCAAGGCCTTGCAGAATTTGCCAGAACCAGCTTAGAATCAGAACTACTTTTTGTGGACATTGAAAACAATCCTCCTCAG ATGATATCCCTAGCTGCGAAAAACACAATGATTATGGAGCTTATATCTGTTCAGAAGTTCTTTGCTACTACATTTCCTGTTAATGAAGAAACCAACGAAGTCTTGCCACCACCTCAAAGGACTGATTCAACAGCAAATCCCAGTTCCTCTGATTTTATCGATCTGAGCAGCTGCCTTCAAGAGACTGAGATCACAATACCAACACTAAATGG ATGGCTGCTTGGTTATCCAGTAGTGTACTTGTTCAGCAAGGATCATATAGCAGATGCAGTATATAATCTTTCCACCATATCTCTTCATCTCTACAAATTTCTGATCCACAG GACTGGTGCCTTTGACAAGGGTCGTCAGCTGGAAGAGTTGACAAG cTTTTCAGTGCCTTATGACCTGAGCCTGGAGGGGCATAACGAACCATGGGCAAAGAAATTTCTGGCATCTATGGAGGAAAAACAGGAAAACTACAAGCAAGTCTTTAGCTCTCTGCATATGGAGGTTAGTAGTTGTTATCCACAATCCATTGCATTGTGA
- the LOC124920302 gene encoding uncharacterized GPI-anchored protein At1g61900-like codes for MDYEKTVTHLTGSHSHPLLLLIIWLSISQSVFALEIKLELRHMLSLSELSSPPDNGLFQPIAISPAVIPHNPFPDPTESLPPMYPTLPTTYDPVLTGKCPVNLSELSSIMDKTALDCARPFTAFVGNVICCPQFGSLLRIFKGYYSIKSNELVLKNATATDCFSDIVSILASRRANSSIPTLCSAKPSNLTGESCPVKELSTFEKTVNTSTLLESCSSVDPLKECCRPICQPAIMEAALKLSAVQTLSGSNGDFFGGPNTVNDCKDVVYSWISRKLSLDAANSAFRILSACKVNKVCPLNLENPSEVIKACKNVAAPSPSCCSSLNSYIGRIQKQMLITNKQAIICSTLLGSILQKGGVITNVYELCDVDLKDFSLQAFEQGCLLRSLPVDMVYDNVTGLGFSCDLNGNIVAPWPSSSSVTSFSLCAPEMSLPALPTSENLGNPGYHSSFRFEFLVPHILSSIIVFSTLLY; via the exons GTTCACATAGCCACCCATTATTGTTATTGATCATCTGGTTATCTATTTCACAAAGTGTATTTGCTCTGGAAATTAAACTTGAACTGAGACACATGTTGTCCTTATCTGAGCTGTCTAGTCCACCTGACAACGGGCTCTTTCAACCAATAGCTATATCCCCAGCTGTTATTCCACATAATCCATTTCCTGATCCAACGGAATCTTTACCACCCATGTACCCTACCTTGCCAACAACATACGATCCAGTCCTGACTGGCAAATGTCCTGTAAATCTCTCCGAACTTTCTAGCATCATGGACAAGACAGCATTAGATTGTGCTCGACCTTTCACAGCTTTTGTAGGAAATGTAATATGCTGTCCTCAGTTTGGTAGTTTATTGCGGATCTTCAAGGGATACTACAGCATCAAATCGAATGAGTTGGTTTTGAAAAATGCTACTGCTACTGATTGTTTTTCTGATATTGTTAGTATTCTAGCTAGTAGAAGGGCCAATAGTTCAATACCCACTCTCTGCTCAGCAAAACCATCCAATCTAACTGGCGAATCATGTCCAGTGAAGGAATTAAGCACTTTCGAAAAGACAGTTAATACCAGCACATTGTTGGAATCGTGCAGCAGTGTGGATCCGTTGAAAGAATGTTGTAGACCAATCTGTCAACCTGCAATTATGGAGGCTGCTTTAAAGCTGTCAGCAGTACAAACTCTTTCTGGCAGCAATGGAGATTTCTTTGGAGGACCTAACACTGTTAATGATTGTAAGGATGTGGTGTACTCATGGATTTCTCGGAAACTTTCTCTAGATGCTGCTAACAGTGCTTTTCGAATACTTTCTGCATGCAAAGTCAACAAAG TTTGCCCTTTGAATCTTGAGAATCCATCAGAAGTGATTAAAGCATGCAAGAATGTAGCTGCACCGAGTCCTTCATGTTGTAGCTCGTTAAATTCTTATATAGGAAGGATACAAAAGCAAATGTTAATTACGAATAAGCAAGCGATAATTTGTTCAACTCTTCTTGGTTCCATTCTCCAAAAAGGTGGGGTCATAACAAATGTGTATGAACTTTGTGATGTTGATCTTAAAGATTTTAGTCTCCAAG CATTTGAGCAAG GGTGTTTGCTTCGCAGCTTGCCAGTGGATATGGTATACGACAATGTGACAGGTTTAGGTTTCTCATGCGACTTGAATGGCAATATTGTAGCTCCATGGCCTTCATCATCTTCTGTAACTTCCTTTTCTCTTTGTGCTCCCG AAATGTCGCTGCCTGCATTACCAACTTCTGAGAATCTTGGTAACCCTG GATATCATAGTAGTTTTCGATTTGAATTCCTTGTACCACACATTCTTTCTTCGATTATTGTATTCAGTACTTTGTTATACTAA